From Rhodamnia argentea isolate NSW1041297 chromosome 10, ASM2092103v1, whole genome shotgun sequence, a single genomic window includes:
- the LOC115750551 gene encoding 1-aminocyclopropane-1-carboxylate oxidase homolog 1-like isoform X2 — translation MSAASTAALRRNEELKLFDDAKLGVKGLADSGVSKIPSFFVHRTGEATADGADLAIPTVDLGGVVGGESGGGDLRRSAVEGVRSACEAWGLFQVVNHGIPGSVLEEMIGGIRRFHESGSRRDWYSREKGRKVLYFSNFNLFKVAAADWRDTLVCEMAPSPPEPQELPESCRDIVIEFSEQVHKLGITLLELLSEALGLKPSHLKDMHCGEGLVLLCHYYPPCPEPELAMGCSVHNDGNFLTILLQDQLGGLQFLHEDQWFNVLPQKGALLVNLGDLMQLVSNDKFKSASHRVLAKAVGPRVSIASFFRTSFGIEQASKLYGPIEELVSEESPPLYRETTVPGYLASYYAKVWEENRLDTDSPLASFRTRSDEDRQTLSCSKTRT, via the exons ATGTCGGCGGCGAGCACCGCCGCACTCCGGCGGAACGAAGAACTGAAGCTCTTCGACGACGCGAAGCTCGGCGTCAAGGGCCTCGCCGACTCCGGCGTCTCGAAGATCCCGTCCTTCTTCGTCCACCGCACGGGGGAGGCAACGGCCGACGGCGCCGACCTCGCGATCCCAACCGTCGACCTAGGAGGCGTCGTCGGCGGAGAAAGCGGCGGCGGGGATCTCAGGCGGAGCGCGGTGGAAGGAGTCCGGAGCGCGTGCGAGGCCTGGGGCTTGTTCCAGGTGGTGAACCACGGGATCCCGGGGAGCGTGCTGGAGGAGATGATCGGAGGGATCCGGAGGTTCCACGAGAGCGGGAGTAGGAGGGACTGGTACTCGCGGGAAAAGGGGAGGAAGGTGCTGTACTTCTCGAACTTCAATCTGTTCAAGGTGGCGGCGGCGGATTGGAGGGACACTCTGGTCTGCGAGATGGCTCCGAGCCCGCCGGAGCCTCAGGAATTGCCTGAGTCGTGTAG GGACATTGTGATCGAATTCTCGGAACAAGTACACAAATTGGGGATCACATTGTTGGAGCTGTTGTCTGAGGCGCTCGGTCTCAAGCCGAGCCACCTGAAGGACATGCATTGTGGCGAGGGATTGGTCCTCCTGTGCCATTACTATCCGCCCTGCCCCGAGCCGGAGCTGGCCATGGGATGTAGTGTGCACAACGACGGTAACTTCCTGACCATACTTCTGCAGGATCAACTGGGCGGCCTTCAGTTCCTTCATGAGGATCAGTGGTTCAATGTTCTTCCCCAGAAAGGAGCTTTACTAGTGAACCTTGGAGACCTTATGCAG CTAGTTTCGAATGACAAGTTCAAGAGCGCAAGCCACCGGGTGTTGGCCAAAGCGGTGGGCCCGAGAGTCTCGATCGCGAGCTTCTTCAGGACGAGTTTCGGAATCGAACAGGCCTCGAAGCTCTACGGACCCATTGAAGAACTGGTATCGGAAGAGAGCCCGCCACTCTACCGGGAGACCACAGTGCCGGGTTATCTGGCATCCTACTACGCCAAAGTCTGGGAGGAAAACAGGCTTGACACCGACTCTCCACTGGCGAGCTTCAGAACGCGAAGCGATGAGGACAGACAGACGCTGAGTTGTTCCAAGACAAGAACTTGA
- the LOC115750551 gene encoding 1-aminocyclopropane-1-carboxylate oxidase homolog 1-like isoform X3 has translation MSAASTAALRRNEELKLFDDAKLGVKGLADSGVSKIPSFFVHRTGEATADGADLAIPTVDLGGVVGGESGGGDLRRSAVEGVRSACEAWGLFQVVNHGIPGSVLEEMIGGIRRFHESGSRRDWYSREKGRKVLYFSNFNLFKVAAADWRDTLVCEMAPSPPEPQELPESCRDIVIEFSEQVHKLGITLLELLSEALGLKPSHLKDMHCGEGLVLLCHYYPPCPEPELAMGCSVHNDGNFLTILLQDQLGGLQFLHEDQWFNVLPQKGALLVNLGDLMQLVSNDKFKSASHRVLAKAVGPRVSIASFFRTSFGIEQASKLYGPIEELVSEESPPLYRETTVPGYLASYYAKVWEENRLDTDSPLASFRLASIGWESRRASVCRC, from the exons ATGTCGGCGGCGAGCACCGCCGCACTCCGGCGGAACGAAGAACTGAAGCTCTTCGACGACGCGAAGCTCGGCGTCAAGGGCCTCGCCGACTCCGGCGTCTCGAAGATCCCGTCCTTCTTCGTCCACCGCACGGGGGAGGCAACGGCCGACGGCGCCGACCTCGCGATCCCAACCGTCGACCTAGGAGGCGTCGTCGGCGGAGAAAGCGGCGGCGGGGATCTCAGGCGGAGCGCGGTGGAAGGAGTCCGGAGCGCGTGCGAGGCCTGGGGCTTGTTCCAGGTGGTGAACCACGGGATCCCGGGGAGCGTGCTGGAGGAGATGATCGGAGGGATCCGGAGGTTCCACGAGAGCGGGAGTAGGAGGGACTGGTACTCGCGGGAAAAGGGGAGGAAGGTGCTGTACTTCTCGAACTTCAATCTGTTCAAGGTGGCGGCGGCGGATTGGAGGGACACTCTGGTCTGCGAGATGGCTCCGAGCCCGCCGGAGCCTCAGGAATTGCCTGAGTCGTGTAG GGACATTGTGATCGAATTCTCGGAACAAGTACACAAATTGGGGATCACATTGTTGGAGCTGTTGTCTGAGGCGCTCGGTCTCAAGCCGAGCCACCTGAAGGACATGCATTGTGGCGAGGGATTGGTCCTCCTGTGCCATTACTATCCGCCCTGCCCCGAGCCGGAGCTGGCCATGGGATGTAGTGTGCACAACGACGGTAACTTCCTGACCATACTTCTGCAGGATCAACTGGGCGGCCTTCAGTTCCTTCATGAGGATCAGTGGTTCAATGTTCTTCCCCAGAAAGGAGCTTTACTAGTGAACCTTGGAGACCTTATGCAG CTAGTTTCGAATGACAAGTTCAAGAGCGCAAGCCACCGGGTGTTGGCCAAAGCGGTGGGCCCGAGAGTCTCGATCGCGAGCTTCTTCAGGACGAGTTTCGGAATCGAACAGGCCTCGAAGCTCTACGGACCCATTGAAGAACTGGTATCGGAAGAGAGCCCGCCACTCTACCGGGAGACCACAGTGCCGGGTTATCTGGCATCCTACTACGCCAAAGTCTGGGAGGAAAACAGGCTTGACACCGACTCTCCACTGGCGAGCTTC